A region from the Pseudomonas sp. Teo4 genome encodes:
- the metR gene encoding transcriptional regulator MetR: MLEIRHLKTLHALREADSLVEAAERLHLTQSALSHQFKELEERLGLPLFVRKTKPIRFTSAGLRLLQLADATLPLLRGAERDIARLAGGTAGRLHMAIECHSCFQWLMPTIDQFRDAWPEVELDLASGFAFAPLPALARGDLDLVVTSDPVDLAGITYVPLFTYEAMLAVANQHPLASKPYIVPQDLIEQTLITYPVERDRLDIFTRFLEPADIEPAAVRTSELTVMMMQLVASGRGVCGMPHWALHEYSSRGYVKGKRLGEKGLFATLYAAVRTDMLDAPYMRDFLLTAKDTSFATLDGVSAVR, encoded by the coding sequence GTGCTGGAGATCCGTCACCTGAAAACCCTTCATGCCCTGCGCGAGGCCGACAGTTTGGTGGAGGCCGCCGAACGCCTGCACCTGACTCAATCGGCGCTGTCGCACCAGTTCAAGGAGCTGGAAGAGCGTCTGGGCCTGCCGTTATTCGTGCGCAAGACCAAACCGATCCGTTTCACCAGCGCAGGCCTGCGCCTGCTGCAATTGGCCGATGCCACCCTGCCGCTGCTGCGTGGCGCCGAACGCGACATCGCCCGCCTGGCCGGAGGTACCGCCGGGCGCCTGCACATGGCCATCGAATGCCACAGCTGCTTCCAGTGGCTGATGCCGACCATCGACCAGTTCCGCGATGCCTGGCCGGAAGTGGAACTGGACCTGGCCTCGGGCTTTGCCTTCGCACCGTTGCCAGCGCTGGCCCGTGGCGACCTCGACCTGGTGGTGACGTCCGACCCGGTGGACCTGGCTGGCATCACCTACGTGCCGCTGTTCACCTACGAGGCCATGCTTGCCGTGGCCAACCAGCACCCGCTGGCCAGCAAGCCCTACATCGTGCCACAGGACCTGATCGAGCAAACGCTGATCACCTACCCGGTCGAACGCGACCGCCTGGACATCTTCACCCGCTTCCTGGAGCCTGCCGACATCGAACCGGCTGCCGTTCGCACCTCAGAGCTGACGGTCATGATGATGCAGCTGGTGGCCAGCGGCCGTGGTGTCTGCGGCATGCCGCACTGGGCGCTGCACGAATACAGCTCGCGGGGCTATGTGAAAGGCAAGCGCCTGGGCGAAAAGGGCCTGTTCGCCACGCTTTACGCGGCGGTCCGCACCGACATGCTCGATGCTCCGTACATGCGCGACTTCCTGCTGACCGCCAAGGACACTTCGTTCGCCACCCTCGATGGGGTCAGCGCGGTGCGTTGA
- a CDS encoding NUDIX domain-containing protein, producing MSNTIRIAAALLIDPQGRTLLVRKRGTLAFMQPGGKIDAGESPAQALVRELHEELGLRVDPVDILHMGRFSAPAANEPGFEVQAELFRVDCAEVVAPAAEIEEVVWLAAEEATALNLAPLTRDLILPLWRESLNAPR from the coding sequence ATGTCCAACACCATCCGCATCGCCGCAGCCCTGCTGATCGACCCGCAAGGCCGTACCCTGCTGGTGCGCAAGCGCGGCACCCTGGCCTTCATGCAGCCAGGTGGCAAGATCGACGCAGGCGAGTCGCCGGCCCAGGCACTGGTGCGCGAGCTTCATGAAGAGCTGGGCCTGCGGGTCGATCCTGTGGACATCCTGCACATGGGGCGCTTCAGCGCTCCGGCGGCCAACGAGCCGGGGTTCGAGGTACAGGCTGAGTTGTTCCGCGTTGACTGCGCCGAGGTTGTAGCCCCGGCGGCGGAAATCGAAGAAGTGGTGTGGCTGGCGGCAGAGGAGGCCACGGCGTTGAACCTGGCGCCACTGACCCGCGACCTGATCCTGCCGCTGTGGCGCGAGAGCCTCAACGCACCGCGCTGA
- a CDS encoding alpha/beta hydrolase codes for MRAFLFFLFFVLGVPAGVAAGRCDAQVPVQRAELGELSLVYQSVGAPRDPALLLVMGLGGQLIHWPDDVVEALCRQGFRVIRYDNRDVGLSRWNQLPPSANLTVELLRYKFGLPVAAPYSLTDMAGDGLRLMDALGVRDFHVLGVSMGGMIAQHMAAMAPERVRSLTLVMSSSGAAGLPAPNPALVQLLARRNAPNREVAIEQQADLLAALGSPEVQDDRAVLLQQAAAAYDRAFNPEGAKRQIMAILAEPSRVELLNQLRVPTLVVHGTADPLLPVMHGVHLAAHIQGSQLRLIPGLAHRFQEQFKAPLLGAVLPYLQAHRQDMTHIAGL; via the coding sequence ATGCGGGCTTTCTTGTTCTTTTTATTCTTTGTGTTGGGCGTACCGGCGGGAGTTGCCGCTGGGCGCTGTGACGCTCAGGTGCCGGTGCAACGGGCCGAACTGGGCGAGTTGAGCCTGGTGTACCAGAGTGTCGGCGCGCCGAGAGATCCGGCTTTGCTGCTCGTCATGGGCCTGGGTGGGCAGTTGATCCATTGGCCCGACGACGTGGTGGAGGCGCTGTGCCGCCAAGGTTTTCGGGTCATTCGCTATGACAACCGCGATGTTGGCCTGTCGCGCTGGAACCAATTGCCGCCCTCGGCCAACCTGACGGTCGAGTTGTTGCGCTACAAGTTTGGCCTGCCGGTTGCCGCGCCTTACAGCCTGACCGATATGGCGGGCGATGGCTTGCGGCTGATGGATGCGCTGGGGGTACGCGATTTCCATGTGCTGGGGGTGAGCATGGGCGGCATGATCGCCCAGCACATGGCAGCCATGGCACCGGAGCGTGTGCGCAGCCTGACGCTGGTGATGTCCAGCTCCGGTGCCGCAGGGTTGCCGGCGCCGAACCCGGCCCTGGTTCAGCTCCTGGCCCGTCGCAACGCCCCGAACCGGGAAGTGGCCATCGAGCAGCAGGCTGACCTGCTGGCTGCGTTGGGCAGCCCCGAGGTGCAAGATGATCGGGCGGTGCTGTTGCAGCAGGCAGCGGCGGCCTATGACCGGGCGTTCAATCCTGAAGGGGCAAAGCGTCAGATCATGGCGATTCTCGCTGAGCCAAGCCGGGTCGAATTGCTGAACCAGCTGCGGGTCCCGACCCTGGTGGTGCATGGCACCGCCGACCCGTTGTTGCCGGTGATGCACGGTGTGCATCTGGCGGCGCATATCCAGGGAAGCCAGCTGCGGTTGATACCGGGGTTGGCTCATCGTTTCCAGGAGCAGTTCAAGGCGCCATTGCTTGGGGCGGTGTTGCCCTATTTACAGGCGCATCGACAGGATATGACGCACATCGCCGGGCTTTGA
- a CDS encoding sigma-54 dependent transcriptional regulator, translating into MNQAPLTVLIVEDDPHVLLGCQQALALEDIACEGVGSAEQALERIGDDFAGIVVSDIRLPGIDGLELLNRLKARDRSLPVVLITGHGDIDMAVGAMRNGAYDFMEKPFSPERLVDVVRRALEQRGLSREVVALRRQLASQSSLEGRIIGRSPAMEHLRELIANVADTSANVLIEGETGTGKELVARCLHDFSRRQGQPFVALNCGGLPENLFESEIFGHEANAFTGAGKRRIGKIEHANGGTLFLDEVESMPINLQIKLLRVLQERTLERLGSNQSIPVDCRVIAATKSDLDALGQSGQFRSDLYYRLNVVTLELPPLRERREDILQLFEHFLQQSALRFDRDIPTLDSQTLSRLMAHDWPGNVRELRNVAERYALGLPAFKKSSSGGAAQGLGFSEAVEAFERNLLSDALQRTGGNLSQASQELGMAKTTLFDKVKKYGLG; encoded by the coding sequence ATGAACCAAGCGCCTCTTACCGTCCTGATCGTCGAAGACGACCCGCATGTGCTGCTCGGCTGCCAACAGGCGTTGGCCCTGGAGGACATCGCCTGCGAAGGTGTCGGCAGTGCCGAACAGGCACTGGAACGCATTGGCGATGACTTCGCCGGCATCGTCGTCAGTGATATCCGCCTGCCAGGCATCGACGGCCTGGAACTGCTGAACCGGCTCAAGGCCCGTGACCGCAGCCTGCCAGTGGTACTGATCACCGGCCACGGCGACATCGACATGGCGGTCGGCGCAATGCGCAACGGCGCCTACGACTTCATGGAAAAACCGTTCTCCCCAGAGCGGCTGGTCGATGTGGTACGCCGCGCCCTCGAGCAACGCGGCCTGTCACGCGAAGTGGTTGCCCTGCGCCGCCAACTGGCCAGCCAAAGCAGCCTGGAAGGTCGCATCATCGGCCGCTCCCCGGCCATGGAGCACCTGCGCGAGCTGATCGCCAACGTCGCCGACACCTCGGCCAACGTGCTGATCGAGGGCGAAACCGGTACCGGCAAAGAGCTAGTCGCCCGTTGCCTGCATGACTTCAGCCGCCGCCAGGGCCAACCTTTTGTCGCCCTGAACTGCGGCGGTTTGCCAGAAAACCTGTTCGAAAGCGAGATTTTCGGCCACGAAGCCAACGCCTTCACCGGTGCCGGAAAACGCCGTATCGGCAAGATCGAACATGCCAACGGCGGTACGCTGTTCCTCGATGAAGTCGAGAGCATGCCGATCAACCTGCAGATCAAACTGCTGCGCGTGCTGCAGGAACGCACCCTGGAACGCCTGGGTTCGAACCAGAGCATCCCGGTGGACTGCCGGGTGATCGCCGCGACCAAGTCCGACCTTGATGCGCTCGGCCAGAGCGGCCAGTTCCGCAGCGACCTGTATTACCGCCTGAACGTGGTCACCCTGGAGCTGCCACCGCTGCGTGAGCGTCGCGAAGACATCCTGCAGTTGTTCGAGCACTTCCTGCAGCAGTCCGCGCTGCGCTTTGACCGTGACATCCCGACACTGGACAGCCAGACCCTGTCTCGCCTGATGGCCCATGACTGGCCAGGCAACGTACGTGAACTGCGCAACGTCGCCGAACGCTACGCCTTGGGCCTGCCGGCCTTCAAGAAAAGCAGCAGCGGTGGCGCGGCTCAAGGCCTGGGCTTTTCCGAGGCCGTCGAGGCGTTCGAGCGCAACCTGCTCAGCGACGCCCTGCAGCGCACCGGCGGCAACCTCAGCCAAGCCAGCCAGGAGCTGGGCATGGCCAAGACGACGCTGTTCGACAAAGTGAAAAAGTACGGCCTCGGCTGA
- a CDS encoding GlpM family protein — MDLVFKAALGAGVVVLLAILSKTRNYYIAGLVPLFPTFALIAHYIVGKGRGVDDLKTTILFGMWSIIPYFVYLATLYVLVDRMRLEVSLALATVAWLMAATVLVTVWVRMH, encoded by the coding sequence GTGGACCTGGTATTCAAAGCCGCCCTGGGCGCTGGTGTAGTCGTATTGCTGGCTATCCTTTCGAAGACCCGCAACTACTACATCGCTGGGCTGGTGCCGCTGTTCCCCACCTTCGCCCTGATCGCTCACTACATCGTCGGCAAGGGGCGTGGCGTCGACGACCTGAAGACCACAATCCTGTTCGGGATGTGGTCGATCATTCCCTACTTCGTGTACTTGGCGACTTTGTATGTGCTGGTGGACCGGATGCGCCTGGAGGTGTCGCTGGCGCTGGCCACGGTGGCCTGGCTGATGGCGGCGACGGTACTGGTGACGGTGTGGGTGCGGATGCACTGA